A single genomic interval of Aureliella helgolandensis harbors:
- the rplD gene encoding 50S ribosomal protein L4 translates to MVTLPVYDRNGAEVGKIDIDPAAIAPKINKQLLHDAVVMYLANKRQGTKKTKGRGEVSGSTRKLYRQKGTGNARVGSRRAPQRRGGGHAMQIKPRTYYYRLPKKAIRAATKMAIASKIADSEVVVIDQLEMAAPKTKELAEVLKALGLEGQTTLVATSDYKSEVYKSARNIPGVEVTRVIDLNALAVIRPKRLLITKEALELIKSQAADTSAA, encoded by the coding sequence ATGGTTACCTTACCTGTTTACGATCGAAATGGTGCAGAAGTCGGCAAGATCGATATCGATCCTGCTGCCATTGCCCCCAAAATCAACAAGCAACTCCTGCACGATGCAGTTGTGATGTACTTGGCGAACAAGCGTCAGGGAACGAAGAAAACCAAGGGTCGCGGTGAGGTTTCGGGCTCGACTCGCAAGCTCTACCGTCAAAAGGGTACCGGCAACGCACGTGTTGGCTCGCGACGAGCTCCCCAGCGTCGTGGCGGTGGCCACGCCATGCAAATCAAACCACGCACCTACTACTACCGGCTTCCTAAGAAGGCTATCCGGGCAGCAACCAAGATGGCGATCGCCTCTAAGATCGCTGACAGTGAAGTGGTCGTCATTGACCAGCTGGAAATGGCTGCTCCCAAGACCAAGGAACTCGCTGAGGTCCTCAAGGCTCTAGGGCTAGAAGGCCAGACCACGCTAGTCGCCACAAGCGACTACAAGAGCGAAGTCTACAAGAGTGCCCGCAATATCCCCGGTGTGGAAGTAACGCGAGTTATCGACTTGAACGCCCTGGCCGTCATTCGCCCCAAGCGATTGCTGATCACCAAAGAGGCACTCGAGCTGATCAAGAGCCAAGCCGCCGACACCTCAGCCGCCTAA
- the rplW gene encoding 50S ribosomal protein L23, with amino-acid sequence MSDKAKKKGIQLEPHQVIIRPLVTEKGVHRAARNNHYAFEIHPQATKIDVRTAVETLFNVVVDKVMTQNRIGKTRRYRHRAGTTSGWKKAIVKLNAEHRIDFF; translated from the coding sequence ATGAGCGACAAAGCAAAGAAAAAGGGAATCCAACTCGAACCCCACCAGGTGATCATTCGCCCACTGGTAACCGAGAAGGGTGTCCACCGTGCAGCCCGCAACAATCACTACGCGTTTGAGATTCACCCCCAAGCGACGAAGATTGATGTTCGAACCGCTGTCGAAACCTTGTTCAACGTCGTCGTTGATAAAGTCATGACGCAGAACCGCATCGGAAAAACCCGTCGCTACCGCCATCGTGCTGGAACTACCAGCGGCTGGAAGAAAGCGATTGTAAAACTCAACGCCGAGCACCGCATCGACTTCTTCTAA
- the rpsJ gene encoding 30S ribosomal protein S10, producing the protein MSAGSHEVIRIRMEAYDHSVLDQSAQEIVDTAKRTHSEVHGPIPLPTRIERYTVLSGPHIDKKARQQYEIRTHKRLIDIRQATAKTIEALNKLSLPAGVDIKIKATAR; encoded by the coding sequence GTGTCGGCAGGTTCGCACGAAGTCATTCGAATCCGAATGGAAGCATACGATCATTCAGTGCTTGATCAAAGCGCTCAAGAGATCGTCGACACCGCCAAACGCACCCACTCGGAGGTGCATGGCCCGATCCCTTTGCCAACACGCATCGAGCGGTACACAGTATTGTCTGGCCCACACATTGACAAAAAAGCTCGCCAGCAATATGAAATACGAACTCACAAGCGACTGATCGACATCCGGCAGGCAACCGCCAAGACGATCGAAGCTCTGAACAAGCTTAGCCTGCCAGCTGGTGTTGACATCAAGATCAAGGCAACAGCTCGGTAG
- a CDS encoding Ig-like domain-containing protein gives MHKLRTLGLEALETRRLLALTGLEQELLQLTNRFRSDPQGEYARLISRASPIQARDASVQASLDAFKVDAAVLRAELGQLTPAPPLSWNEAASNFAKSHNTAMLSTKPPSQFHSDTATRRNALLAAGVDLRFANGEKINSENVFAYGLSPNFIHSAYVIDWGTGPSGMQAGRGHRTALNNPDFDQIGLALTPYSGSATFGPLVSTEVLLNIEKPPAMVVGAVFEDANASRWYEAGEGISAIQIAFDGAAGQFTTTSQPAGGFQLALPAGTYRAIASGGRLKSPIVLPKITIGEENVWQNFIYDPSAPVALPPTATNDEGQANNAQRTANLKLTANDLDPDGDPTKLIAKLVGNAPAAFKIVNNQLQYTTPAGFAGVHRTQYTVTDSTGLESPPATISIFVVDFSAAFPWHNRQTPTDTNQDGILSPLDALLVINDLNVQQSRQLPTAPGQPKNANALVDTNGDGFISPIDALLIIDLLNKRPEGEGAGEALAEMPASSTPQATDLALQQMAASSLSLVSWIDELRRTTPLTTQHSTAATPSEESKTATR, from the coding sequence ATGCACAAGTTGCGAACGCTGGGGCTCGAGGCACTCGAAACACGTCGCCTGCTCGCCCTCACCGGCTTGGAGCAGGAACTCCTCCAGCTCACCAATCGCTTTCGCAGCGATCCACAGGGTGAGTATGCACGACTTATCTCGCGGGCCTCCCCGATCCAAGCTCGAGACGCGAGTGTGCAAGCGAGCCTGGATGCCTTTAAAGTCGACGCAGCAGTTCTTCGGGCGGAGCTCGGGCAGCTAACACCAGCTCCTCCGCTGAGCTGGAACGAAGCGGCCAGCAACTTCGCCAAGTCGCACAACACCGCGATGCTCTCGACCAAGCCACCGTCTCAATTCCACTCCGATACCGCCACTCGCAGAAACGCGCTGCTGGCCGCCGGAGTCGACTTGCGGTTTGCCAACGGAGAGAAGATCAACTCAGAAAACGTATTTGCGTATGGGCTTTCCCCGAATTTCATCCACTCTGCCTATGTGATTGACTGGGGAACCGGCCCCAGCGGCATGCAAGCTGGACGCGGCCACCGCACGGCACTCAACAACCCAGACTTCGATCAAATCGGCCTGGCCCTTACTCCCTACAGTGGCAGCGCGACGTTCGGCCCCTTGGTCAGCACCGAGGTGCTCCTCAACATCGAAAAACCTCCTGCCATGGTGGTTGGGGCGGTATTTGAAGATGCCAATGCAAGCCGCTGGTACGAGGCAGGCGAAGGTATTTCCGCGATTCAAATCGCCTTCGATGGAGCTGCTGGGCAGTTCACGACCACCTCTCAACCCGCGGGAGGCTTTCAGCTTGCACTCCCGGCGGGAACGTACCGCGCCATCGCTTCGGGTGGTCGTCTGAAGTCTCCGATCGTGCTGCCCAAAATCACCATCGGAGAGGAGAATGTATGGCAAAACTTCATCTACGACCCCAGCGCTCCGGTGGCTCTTCCGCCCACGGCAACCAACGACGAAGGACAGGCCAATAATGCACAGCGAACGGCCAACCTCAAGCTCACCGCCAACGACTTAGACCCCGATGGCGATCCGACGAAGCTCATTGCAAAGCTTGTGGGCAACGCCCCCGCCGCTTTTAAAATCGTGAACAACCAACTGCAGTACACGACCCCAGCTGGCTTTGCAGGGGTCCACCGAACTCAGTACACGGTCACCGATTCAACCGGCCTTGAATCGCCACCGGCAACCATATCGATCTTTGTCGTCGATTTCTCAGCTGCATTCCCCTGGCACAACAGGCAGACTCCCACAGACACCAATCAAGATGGCATCCTCAGCCCCCTCGACGCACTGCTGGTAATCAACGATTTGAATGTGCAGCAAAGTCGCCAACTTCCCACCGCACCGGGGCAACCGAAGAACGCCAACGCCCTAGTCGACACGAACGGAGACGGCTTCATCTCCCCCATCGATGCATTGCTCATCATCGACCTTCTCAACAAACGACCCGAGGGAGAGGGGGCAGGGGAGGCCCTCGCAGAAATGCCAGCCTCCAGCACCCCACAAGCCACCGATCTGGCTCTTCAGCAAATGGCTGCCAGCTCGCTATCGCTAGTCAGCTGGATCGATGAACTGCGGAGAACCACGCCCCTCACCACGCAGCACAGCACAGCCGCCACGCCAAGTGAGGAGAGCAAAACAGCAACGCGTTGA
- the lpdA gene encoding dihydrolipoyl dehydrogenase, which produces MKRAEHDVVVIGGGPGGYVAAIRAAQLGFNTACIDENEVFGGTCLRVGCIPSKALLESSHLYHVTQSQLGQHGVQVGSVGLDLSAMLARKDKVVSQLTGGVTMLLKRNKITAYHGRGKLSSVDTVAVETAEGPLEIRAKHIVLATGSRPATMRGVEYDGDRIGDSTTALNYPEVPKRLVVIGGGYIGLELGSVWNRLGSQVTVLEAMDRVLPGLDHEIGQLAHREFQKQGIEFRTGSWVEGATFDGKKCTVQCKGSEPIECDRVLLSTGRVPCSDDLGLDGVGIETDRRGFVPVDENFQTAVQGVYAVGDLLGGAMLAHKASEEGIVCVERIAGMKSHVNYGAIPAVVYTHPEIASVGQTEEQLKDAGIEYIKGICPYGASGRALALGEPSGRVKVLADAKTDRVLGVHIIGAHAGDLIAEATAAIEFGASSEDIARCCHAHPTLSELLHEAAMAVSKRAIHTA; this is translated from the coding sequence ATGAAGCGGGCAGAACACGATGTGGTTGTAATCGGCGGTGGCCCTGGGGGATACGTGGCTGCGATACGCGCTGCGCAGCTAGGATTCAACACCGCATGTATTGACGAGAACGAGGTCTTTGGTGGCACTTGTCTGCGAGTTGGTTGCATACCCAGCAAGGCGTTGTTGGAGTCGAGTCATTTATACCATGTGACTCAGTCGCAACTGGGGCAACACGGTGTACAGGTAGGTTCCGTTGGACTAGACCTTTCGGCCATGCTGGCCCGCAAGGATAAGGTCGTTTCGCAGTTGACCGGTGGAGTGACGATGTTGCTGAAACGCAACAAGATCACCGCCTATCACGGGCGCGGCAAGCTTTCCTCCGTAGATACCGTAGCGGTCGAAACAGCGGAGGGCCCGCTGGAGATTCGCGCTAAGCATATCGTGCTCGCGACGGGAAGTCGGCCAGCGACGATGCGCGGCGTGGAGTACGACGGGGATCGCATAGGGGATAGCACGACCGCTCTCAATTATCCGGAAGTCCCGAAGCGATTGGTTGTTATTGGCGGCGGCTACATTGGCCTGGAGCTGGGAAGCGTCTGGAACCGCCTGGGAAGTCAGGTCACTGTGTTGGAAGCCATGGACCGTGTGTTGCCTGGTCTCGACCATGAGATCGGCCAGCTGGCTCATCGCGAGTTTCAGAAGCAGGGGATCGAATTTCGCACCGGAAGTTGGGTAGAAGGGGCCACGTTTGACGGCAAGAAATGTACGGTGCAGTGCAAGGGGAGCGAGCCGATCGAATGCGATCGCGTGCTGCTGTCGACCGGCCGAGTGCCCTGCTCCGATGACCTGGGGTTGGATGGGGTGGGAATCGAAACCGACCGCCGCGGGTTTGTGCCGGTTGATGAAAATTTTCAAACTGCCGTGCAGGGGGTGTATGCTGTCGGCGACTTGCTAGGGGGCGCCATGCTGGCTCATAAGGCGAGCGAAGAGGGGATTGTTTGCGTTGAGCGGATTGCGGGCATGAAGAGCCACGTCAACTATGGCGCGATACCTGCCGTCGTCTACACCCATCCCGAAATCGCCTCAGTGGGACAGACCGAGGAGCAGCTCAAGGATGCGGGGATCGAGTATATCAAGGGGATTTGTCCCTATGGTGCCAGCGGGCGAGCACTCGCATTGGGCGAGCCCAGCGGCCGAGTTAAGGTCTTGGCGGATGCCAAGACGGATCGGGTTTTGGGGGTGCATATCATTGGCGCCCACGCGGGAGATTTGATCGCAGAGGCGACCGCCGCGATCGAGTTTGGGGCGAGCAGCGAAGATATCGCTCGCTGTTGCCACGCGCATCCCACCCTATCCGAGTTGCTGCATGAGGCAGCCATGGCCGTCTCGAAGCGGGCGATCCATACCGCTTGA
- the folK gene encoding 2-amino-4-hydroxy-6-hydroxymethyldihydropteridine diphosphokinase, protein MPRCLLSLGANLGNPSDAIRRAAERLREEFGCSTDEFCVSSHYRTPPVGGPTGQPPFINAVIALRSPKDPWEAWHIVRKIEEELGRVRLHRWEARQIDIDILLHEDSRIWTPQLKIPHPRMCMRRFILVPAQEVAASWIDPVSRLSIGQLAQNLQTGPGSLVLVASPQQQAATLLQEAARLAHANWLPCSSISPLPAQHAADSPFLGTQPPTADRRWVGLVESAAHSSSARPLIATPKLTVFLADPMRVEGVAWEDFHRPLAMGLGLAVTSTPLPEQTSAAERGPQPTYLLASDDRQWAIHELVAALEAMDCPIEISHSGG, encoded by the coding sequence ATGCCGCGCTGCCTACTCAGCTTAGGTGCCAACCTTGGAAACCCCAGCGATGCGATCCGCCGGGCCGCGGAGCGATTGCGCGAGGAATTCGGCTGCTCGACAGATGAGTTCTGCGTCAGCTCTCACTACCGCACGCCTCCGGTCGGCGGCCCCACCGGCCAACCCCCATTTATCAATGCGGTGATTGCACTTCGCAGCCCCAAGGATCCCTGGGAAGCCTGGCACATCGTCCGCAAGATCGAAGAGGAATTGGGGCGTGTCCGGCTACACCGCTGGGAAGCTCGCCAGATCGATATCGACATCTTGCTGCACGAAGATTCCCGGATCTGGACTCCCCAGCTAAAAATCCCCCACCCCCGCATGTGCATGCGCCGCTTTATCCTAGTGCCAGCTCAAGAAGTGGCAGCCAGCTGGATCGATCCGGTCTCCCGCCTCTCCATCGGCCAACTAGCGCAGAATCTGCAAACCGGCCCAGGCAGCCTTGTGCTAGTTGCGAGCCCCCAGCAGCAGGCCGCCACGCTGCTCCAGGAAGCTGCTCGACTGGCCCACGCCAATTGGCTCCCCTGCTCATCCATCTCGCCGCTCCCGGCCCAGCACGCCGCCGACAGCCCATTCCTCGGCACTCAGCCGCCAACGGCGGACCGCCGCTGGGTGGGGCTCGTCGAATCGGCAGCCCACTCGTCCTCCGCACGCCCCCTGATTGCCACGCCTAAACTGACCGTTTTTCTAGCGGACCCCATGCGGGTCGAGGGAGTTGCCTGGGAAGATTTCCACCGCCCCCTAGCCATGGGACTGGGGCTAGCCGTCACCTCCACGCCCCTCCCTGAGCAAACTTCCGCTGCGGAGCGCGGCCCGCAGCCCACCTACCTTCTCGCTTCGGACGATCGTCAGTGGGCCATCCACGAACTCGTTGCGGCACTCGAAGCGATGGACTGCCCTATTGAAATCAGTCACTCAGGAGGGTAA
- the rplC gene encoding 50S ribosomal protein L3 has product MTKGILGRKVGTTQIFHEDGTAIPVTVLEVGPCHVLQVKTVERDGYEAVQLGYLDKPRRLASRSERGQVAAISSKRSKALSAAGVEASAKPNCEPKRFIREFRNHAAAEIGSVITAAIFDEIQAVDVTGTSKGRGFSGVMKRHNFSGQRATHGVKKCHRHAGGTSMATYPGRVFKGQKMAGRYGGTRTTVRNLKVAKVDAENNLLLVRGAVPGPNGGFVIVRATNKVG; this is encoded by the coding sequence ATGACGAAGGGTATCCTCGGCCGCAAGGTCGGTACAACGCAGATTTTCCATGAAGACGGAACGGCTATTCCCGTAACGGTCTTGGAAGTAGGCCCATGTCATGTCCTGCAGGTCAAGACCGTTGAACGTGATGGGTATGAAGCCGTACAGCTCGGCTATCTCGACAAGCCCCGCCGCCTCGCTAGCCGCTCAGAACGCGGCCAAGTCGCTGCCATCAGCAGCAAGCGATCCAAGGCACTCTCCGCAGCAGGTGTGGAAGCTTCCGCCAAGCCAAATTGTGAGCCCAAGCGATTTATTCGCGAGTTCCGCAATCATGCCGCAGCGGAAATTGGCAGTGTCATTACCGCTGCGATCTTCGATGAAATTCAAGCCGTCGACGTCACAGGCACCTCCAAGGGCCGTGGTTTTTCCGGTGTAATGAAGCGACACAACTTCAGTGGCCAGCGAGCCACTCACGGTGTTAAGAAGTGCCACCGTCATGCCGGTGGTACCAGCATGGCGACCTACCCAGGTCGCGTATTCAAGGGCCAGAAGATGGCCGGTCGCTACGGCGGCACCCGCACCACCGTTCGCAACCTGAAGGTTGCCAAGGTTGATGCGGAAAACAACTTACTTCTAGTGCGCGGCGCTGTCCCCGGCCCTAACGGTGGATTTGTTATCGTTCGTGCAACCAACAAGGTTGGTTAG